In a single window of the Olivibacter sp. SDN3 genome:
- a CDS encoding DNA polymerase/3'-5' exonuclease PolX — protein sequence MENKVIASKFKLLSQLMELHGGNLFKIKATAGAAFKLNKLPFSVTSKSEKELSEVPGIGKGTAAKVWELINTGNIQELDNLLTKTPEGILEMLTIKGIGPKKIAIIWHTLEIETLGELYYACNENRLIEAKGFGLKTQEEIKKAIEFSMANEGLFLYAQVEKIALPLLEQLKEYLPSTTKLSFTGAFRRKVEVLSTLDIITTALVDELQTAIEKLGNISIFERREKHLHLVHETGLPIKFIYSKVDNFYYGLLLSTGSESHVAQLEEALQTPIPVLSSEEAIYQSANLDYIEAELREGSDEIAKAKQRRLPNLLDFRDIKGSLHNHSTWSDGVHTLEEMASYCINELKLQYLGISDHSRSAVYANGLKEEEVRMQWQEIDRLNQKFAPFKIFKGIESDILSDGTLDYPEELLAGFDFIIASIHSNLKMDEERATARLIKAIENPYTTILGHPTGRLLLSRKGYPVDFKKVIDACAANKVVIEINANPLRLDLDWRWHQYALSKEVVLSINPDAHRIEGFHDMHYGILVGRKGGLDARHCLNCFDLQTVEAFFKQKKQL from the coding sequence ATGGAAAACAAGGTTATAGCAAGTAAATTCAAGCTGTTGTCGCAGCTCATGGAGTTACATGGGGGAAATTTATTTAAAATAAAAGCTACCGCTGGTGCTGCTTTTAAGTTGAATAAACTACCATTCAGCGTTACCAGCAAATCAGAAAAAGAATTAAGTGAAGTGCCGGGAATTGGTAAAGGAACAGCCGCAAAAGTGTGGGAATTAATCAATACGGGCAATATCCAAGAACTTGACAACCTCCTGACTAAAACACCTGAAGGCATTTTAGAAATGTTAACCATTAAAGGCATAGGACCGAAAAAGATAGCCATCATCTGGCATACACTCGAAATTGAAACTTTAGGAGAGCTGTATTATGCCTGTAATGAGAACCGCTTGATAGAGGCAAAAGGATTTGGACTTAAAACACAGGAAGAAATAAAAAAAGCAATTGAATTCAGCATGGCAAACGAAGGTCTCTTCCTATACGCTCAAGTAGAAAAGATTGCTCTTCCTTTGTTAGAACAGTTAAAAGAATATTTACCCTCTACTACCAAATTGAGTTTTACGGGAGCCTTTAGAAGAAAAGTAGAGGTGCTCAGCACGCTAGATATTATAACTACCGCTTTAGTTGATGAATTACAGACAGCCATTGAAAAACTGGGTAATATCAGCATATTTGAAAGGCGAGAAAAACATCTACACCTTGTCCACGAAACAGGCTTACCTATAAAATTCATCTACAGTAAAGTCGATAATTTCTACTATGGTTTGTTACTGAGCACAGGTAGCGAGTCTCACGTAGCGCAACTAGAAGAGGCACTTCAAACCCCCATCCCTGTACTTAGCAGCGAAGAGGCAATTTACCAGTCGGCTAATCTGGATTATATTGAAGCAGAGCTCCGCGAAGGCTCAGATGAGATAGCGAAAGCGAAACAGCGGCGACTGCCAAACCTTTTGGACTTTCGAGATATCAAAGGAAGCTTACACAATCACAGCACATGGAGCGACGGTGTCCATACATTGGAAGAAATGGCTTCATACTGCATAAATGAGCTAAAGTTACAATACTTGGGAATCAGCGACCATTCCCGTTCAGCTGTCTATGCTAACGGATTGAAAGAAGAAGAGGTACGTATGCAATGGCAAGAGATTGATCGCTTGAATCAAAAATTTGCTCCATTCAAAATATTTAAAGGTATAGAATCAGATATCTTAAGCGACGGCACTTTAGATTATCCGGAGGAGCTTTTAGCAGGATTTGATTTTATTATCGCGTCTATCCATTCCAATTTAAAAATGGATGAAGAGCGGGCAACCGCGCGTCTTATAAAAGCTATCGAAAATCCATACACCACCATCTTGGGCCACCCCACGGGAAGATTATTATTAAGCAGAAAAGGGTATCCTGTTGATTTCAAAAAAGTTATTGACGCCTGTGCGGCAAATAAGGTTGTAATAGAAATCAATGCCAATCCTCTTCGTTTAGATCTCGATTGGCGTTGGCATCAATATGCCCTCAGTAAAGAGGTTGTCTTATCTATTAATCCGGATGCTCATCGCATCGAGGGCTTCCATGACATGCATTATGGTATATTGGTAGGAAGGAAAGGTGGGCTAGACGCTCGGCATTGTCTCAATTGCTTTGATTTACAAACAGTAGAAGCTTTTTTTAAACAAAAGAAACAACTGTAA
- a CDS encoding DUF4254 domain-containing protein produces MISQQANIIFNKAIEDYHIHDQIDQAITNPYETHTLEHLLYLKCWIDTVQWHMEDEIRDPTIDPVEGLRWKRRIDQSNQDRTDTVEFIDSYYLDKFKHISPLPDATINTESPAWAIDRLSILALKIFHMQQEVNRSDASATHRHTCQEKLTILLEQQRDLSKSIDQLLADINAGKKYMKAYKQMKMYNDPALNPVLYAFQQKG; encoded by the coding sequence ATGATTTCACAACAAGCTAACATAATTTTCAACAAAGCTATCGAAGATTACCATATACACGACCAGATCGATCAAGCTATTACTAATCCCTACGAGACACATACGCTGGAACATCTTTTATATCTAAAATGTTGGATCGATACCGTACAGTGGCACATGGAAGATGAGATCAGAGATCCGACTATAGATCCAGTAGAAGGACTTCGCTGGAAACGCAGAATAGACCAGTCCAATCAAGATAGAACAGATACCGTAGAATTCATTGACAGTTACTATCTCGATAAATTTAAACACATTAGTCCGCTACCCGATGCTACTATTAATACTGAAAGTCCGGCCTGGGCAATTGATCGTTTATCCATATTAGCTTTAAAGATTTTTCACATGCAACAGGAAGTAAATCGATCAGATGCAAGTGCGACACACCGCCATACATGTCAGGAAAAGCTGACGATTCTACTGGAGCAACAAAGAGATCTTTCCAAAAGCATCGATCAGTTACTAGCAGATATAAATGCTGGAAAAAAATACATGAAAGCGTATAAACAGATGAAGATGTACAATGATCCGGCTTTGAATCCAGTATTATATGCATTCCAACAAAAAGGTTAA
- a CDS encoding glycosyltransferase family 9 protein, with protein sequence MHSNKKVNKQRIIVFRFSAMGDVAMTAPVLEQFVKQYPDTQLIVVSRALFKPFFTDISNLIFHPIDPKGKHKGLMGLYRLFLELKAYKVDAVADLHNNLRSRVLCFFFRFLSVPIKRIDKGRKEKKALTRKENKVLRPLKSTIDRYLDVFRALHYQSFVLEQSLKRKKKSIPQQLSTYFNDTTHFKVGIAPFAQHTYKMYPLHLMEQVINTLNGLPVNIFIFGGGEEEKLIAQGWEKKYDHVINVIGNINLSEELNLIANIDLMVSMDSSGMHLASLMGIPVISIWGPTHPYAGFLGFGQLQEDCIQIDHPSRPSSVYGNKPCLCGETPCIELIKPEQIIRKIQQKLNNG encoded by the coding sequence ATGCATTCCAACAAAAAGGTTAATAAACAACGCATAATTGTTTTCCGTTTTTCGGCTATGGGGGATGTAGCCATGACAGCCCCGGTGCTAGAACAATTCGTTAAACAATACCCAGACACACAACTCATCGTTGTAAGCAGAGCCTTATTTAAACCTTTTTTTACGGATATTTCCAACCTGATTTTTCATCCTATTGATCCCAAAGGTAAGCATAAAGGTTTGATGGGATTGTACAGGCTTTTTTTAGAACTAAAAGCATATAAAGTAGATGCCGTTGCCGATCTTCACAATAATTTAAGAAGCCGTGTGCTGTGTTTTTTTTTCCGTTTTCTTTCGGTACCCATCAAAAGGATTGACAAAGGGAGAAAAGAGAAAAAAGCACTGACAAGGAAAGAGAACAAAGTGCTACGACCGCTAAAATCGACCATTGACAGATATCTAGATGTATTTCGTGCACTTCACTATCAGTCTTTTGTTTTAGAACAGTCGCTCAAGAGAAAAAAGAAATCTATTCCACAGCAGCTTTCCACTTATTTTAACGATACCACACACTTCAAAGTCGGCATCGCACCATTTGCCCAGCACACCTATAAAATGTACCCATTACATTTAATGGAACAAGTGATAAACACATTGAATGGGCTTCCGGTTAACATCTTCATTTTTGGGGGAGGTGAAGAGGAAAAACTAATTGCGCAGGGATGGGAAAAGAAATACGATCACGTAATTAATGTTATAGGGAATATTAACTTATCAGAAGAGTTAAATTTGATAGCAAACATCGATTTAATGGTGAGTATGGATTCCTCTGGTATGCATTTGGCGTCACTCATGGGCATCCCCGTTATATCCATATGGGGCCCTACCCATCCTTATGCAGGTTTTCTAGGCTTCGGTCAATTACAGGAAGATTGCATTCAAATAGATCATCCCTCAAGGCCAAGCTCTGTTTACGGAAATAAACCTTGTCTATGTGGAGAAACACCCTGTATTGAACTGATCAAACCGGAACAAATTATTAGGAAAATACAACAAAAACTAAATAATGGCTAA
- a CDS encoding histidine phosphatase family protein, translating to MAKSLYLIRHAKSDWSLNLPDFERPLNKRGIRDAPIMAKRLAAQVQTPELVITSPAQRALSTALTFADILAKDQKAFIQESDLYEADTSTWLHVINGINDRYDCVAGFGHNPGITHFTQYVTDKFDVDFPTCAIALITFDIESWQEVSRGIGTLVWFDYPKAIH from the coding sequence ATGGCTAAATCGCTCTATCTCATCCGACACGCTAAGTCTGATTGGAGCCTCAACTTACCTGATTTTGAAAGACCACTCAATAAACGCGGTATCAGAGACGCTCCTATAATGGCAAAGAGACTGGCAGCACAGGTTCAGACTCCAGAACTGGTTATAACCAGCCCAGCGCAAAGGGCGTTATCAACAGCTCTTACATTTGCCGATATATTAGCAAAAGATCAAAAAGCTTTCATTCAGGAGAGCGATTTATACGAAGCCGATACCTCGACTTGGTTACACGTAATTAACGGCATCAATGATCGTTACGATTGCGTTGCTGGATTCGGACACAATCCAGGGATCACGCACTTTACTCAGTATGTTACAGATAAATTTGATGTTGATTTTCCAACATGTGCGATAGCCTTGATAACCTTTGATATAGAAAGTTGGCAGGAAGTAAGTCGAGGTATTGGAACATTAGTCTGGTTCGATTATCCAAAAGCCATACACTAA
- a CDS encoding aldose 1-epimerase family protein, with protein MIELKNDLLKIGIKKRGAELYSLHHIDTELEYIWQGDESIWPWHAPNLFPIVGGVIDNELLIDGRFYSLPRHGFARHADFVVLESSGSHAVFSLRYNEDTLQQYPYLFEYQIIYHLEHTRLRCMYKIINLDKKDIWFSVGGHPAFNIPFFSNEEYQDYFLSFENSETLITHHLSSAGHFTGETSDLHLDGGKLWLHQRLFDNDALVFKTIESKKISIGSKNHTKRIEIAFSDFNSLGVWAKPGAPFVCVEPWLGYADNQRNKVPIDKKEGMISLAPGHVFEASFSLTV; from the coding sequence ATGATTGAGCTTAAAAACGATCTATTAAAGATAGGCATTAAAAAAAGAGGTGCCGAACTTTACTCACTACATCACATAGATACGGAATTGGAATATATATGGCAGGGTGACGAGTCTATCTGGCCGTGGCATGCACCCAATCTATTTCCTATTGTGGGAGGGGTTATCGACAACGAATTACTGATAGATGGAAGATTTTACTCATTGCCACGGCACGGATTCGCCAGACACGCCGATTTCGTTGTTTTAGAATCTTCCGGAAGCCACGCAGTCTTTTCTTTACGCTATAACGAAGACACGCTACAGCAATATCCATACTTATTTGAATACCAAATCATTTACCATTTGGAGCATACTCGGCTACGGTGTATGTACAAGATAATTAATCTTGACAAAAAAGACATTTGGTTTTCCGTTGGTGGGCACCCCGCATTCAACATTCCCTTTTTCTCTAATGAAGAGTACCAAGATTATTTCTTGTCTTTCGAAAATTCAGAAACCCTAATCACGCACCATTTATCTTCTGCAGGGCATTTTACCGGTGAAACCTCGGACTTACACTTAGACGGGGGTAAATTATGGCTCCATCAACGACTTTTTGATAACGACGCACTCGTTTTTAAAACTATTGAAAGCAAAAAGATTAGTATAGGAAGCAAAAACCACACAAAACGTATAGAGATCGCATTTTCTGATTTTAACTCGCTCGGCGTCTGGGCAAAACCTGGCGCACCATTTGTCTGCGTTGAGCCATGGCTGGGGTATGCTGATAATCAGCGTAATAAAGTGCCCATCGATAAAAAAGAAGGAATGATTTCACTGGCACCGGGGCATGTCTTTGAGGCAAGCTTTAGTCTTACCGTATAA
- a CDS encoding mechanosensitive ion channel family protein — MEKIERNLDQLIDSFILRLPSIFLAIATLIIGIWLIKILNRFVHKRFSKGKIDQSLAEFLASIIRVVLYILLFLSVASTLGIQTTSFVTMLGAASLAVGLALQGSLSNFAGGVLILLFRPFKVGHFISSSNDVSGTVLKIDLLYTTLRAGNGTTIYAPNGPLANAVINNVSDNPTRLAEYKLAIRYDTDIETARKVVTDVLKSDELVLPNPAPAANVSAIGDQVVTLTVTAWINNKNFWPVYHTNFQKIKEALDDHGISLPYPQREIRILGRADE, encoded by the coding sequence ATGGAAAAAATAGAAAGAAATTTAGATCAGCTCATCGACTCATTTATTCTCCGTTTACCATCGATCTTCCTGGCCATTGCCACCTTAATTATCGGCATATGGTTAATTAAAATACTCAACAGGTTCGTTCATAAACGCTTCTCAAAAGGAAAGATCGATCAATCTTTGGCTGAGTTTCTAGCCAGCATCATCCGGGTAGTTTTATACATCCTGTTGTTTCTAAGCGTCGCTTCAACGTTGGGTATCCAAACCACTTCCTTCGTAACCATGCTTGGTGCCGCGAGTTTGGCTGTAGGTCTAGCTTTACAGGGAAGCCTTTCCAATTTTGCTGGTGGCGTACTCATTTTACTGTTTAGACCTTTTAAAGTCGGCCACTTCATATCATCCAGCAATGATGTTTCGGGTACCGTATTAAAAATAGACCTTCTTTATACCACGCTGAGAGCAGGAAATGGCACGACTATTTATGCTCCTAACGGTCCCTTGGCCAACGCGGTTATCAATAACGTTTCGGATAATCCTACAAGGCTTGCGGAGTACAAATTAGCGATACGTTATGACACAGACATTGAAACGGCGAGAAAGGTCGTAACTGACGTGTTGAAAAGTGATGAACTTGTCCTTCCAAACCCTGCTCCTGCTGCTAACGTTAGTGCTATCGGCGATCAGGTAGTTACTTTAACGGTCACCGCCTGGATTAACAATAAAAACTTTTGGCCTGTCTATCACACAAATTTTCAAAAAATAAAAGAAGCCTTGGATGATCATGGTATCAGTTTACCATATCCGCAACGCGAAATCCGTATTCTAGGAAGAGCAGACGAATAA
- a CDS encoding TerC family protein has translation MDVQLIIPLLSLIALEAVLGIDNVIFISILAGKLPPHQQKKARQYGLILAGVLRLGLLAIIAVIMRLDSTLFTVMGHDFSGKDIVLLLGGLFLLYKSTSEIYHKVEGETIADEKDIKANTFSQVIVQILIMDLVFSIDSIITAIGLVQEIWIMYVAVIVTVILMLFAAETISNFVNRHPSFKMLALSFLLLIGFSLVGEGLGLHIPKGYIYFSMAFSLLVDVLQMKMNKKSGTTLPLDSSVKSKEK, from the coding sequence ATGGATGTACAGCTAATTATACCCCTCTTAAGTTTAATTGCCTTAGAGGCTGTTTTAGGTATTGATAACGTTATTTTTATTTCCATATTAGCTGGCAAGTTACCGCCTCATCAGCAGAAGAAAGCCCGGCAATATGGTTTAATTCTAGCTGGTGTTTTAAGATTGGGTTTATTGGCAATAATCGCCGTCATCATGCGCTTAGACAGTACGCTGTTTACGGTCATGGGTCATGATTTTTCGGGAAAAGACATTGTACTTTTATTAGGTGGTCTTTTCCTACTTTATAAAAGTACAAGCGAAATATACCATAAAGTAGAGGGTGAAACCATAGCAGATGAAAAGGATATCAAAGCCAATACCTTCTCTCAGGTTATTGTACAGATTTTAATTATGGATCTGGTTTTTTCTATCGACTCTATTATCACCGCCATCGGTTTGGTTCAGGAAATATGGATAATGTATGTAGCTGTAATCGTAACCGTAATATTAATGTTGTTTGCTGCAGAAACTATCAGCAATTTTGTGAATAGACACCCCTCGTTTAAGATGTTAGCGTTATCGTTTCTCCTTTTGATAGGTTTTTCATTGGTTGGGGAAGGTTTAGGTCTTCACATTCCTAAAGGATACATATACTTTTCCATGGCCTTTTCACTATTGGTAGACGTATTACAAATGAAAATGAACAAGAAATCAGGCACAACACTCCCGCTCGATTCATCGGTGAAATCCAAAGAAAAATGA
- the cls gene encoding cardiolipin synthase, whose product MPSVDWFIVVEIIYIIVVIVVCLRIIYETRSSTKTLAYLLFAIFVPVIGIIFYFSVGINYRNRIMYSKKLIRDQRLQERLQKEIYKSSYDALQVMGEDGIAYKGLTRMILRDMMSPLTANNKVKLLINGEQTFKEILRAIEEAQYHIHLEYYTFEDDIIGNALKDALIGKAKKGVEVRFIYDHFGSRSMEKRMVKELQDAGVEVYPFHKITFLLLANRLNYRNHRKIIVIDGYISFVGGINVADRYINKQDSQGIYWRDTHIKITGPGSLYLQYIFLCDWNFCSPVKLELERRFFPDTADAHEGSLVQIVSSGPDSISPSILYSLLKAIDSAREEIIITTPYFIPGESLMDALIIASTSGVNVKLLVPYISDSRVVNAAAHSYYNDLLKAGVRIFRYKKGFIHAKTMVCDNKLSMVGTANMDQRSFDLNFEVMALILDREVASQLREAFHIDLKEAEEINPLQWANRAKWRKLLEKSARMISPLL is encoded by the coding sequence ATGCCTTCCGTTGATTGGTTTATAGTAGTCGAGATTATATATATTATTGTTGTGATCGTTGTATGTCTACGAATTATATATGAAACTCGCTCAAGTACCAAAACCTTAGCTTATTTATTATTTGCAATTTTTGTTCCGGTTATAGGAATCATTTTCTATTTCTCTGTAGGAATTAATTATCGTAACCGTATTATGTATAGTAAAAAGCTTATTCGAGATCAGCGCTTACAAGAACGATTACAGAAAGAGATTTATAAGTCATCATACGATGCACTGCAAGTGATGGGAGAGGACGGTATAGCTTATAAGGGACTTACTCGGATGATACTACGGGATATGATGAGCCCGTTAACAGCTAATAATAAAGTGAAGCTGTTGATCAATGGAGAACAAACATTTAAAGAAATACTGCGTGCAATAGAAGAAGCACAATATCATATACACCTGGAATACTATACTTTTGAGGATGATATAATAGGAAATGCACTGAAAGATGCTTTAATCGGAAAAGCAAAAAAAGGCGTAGAAGTCCGTTTTATTTACGATCATTTTGGGAGTAGATCCATGGAGAAGCGTATGGTAAAGGAGCTTCAAGATGCAGGTGTGGAGGTTTATCCTTTTCACAAAATCACTTTTCTATTACTTGCCAATAGGCTAAACTATCGTAACCACCGTAAAATTATAGTAATTGATGGGTACATCTCATTTGTTGGGGGAATTAATGTGGCCGATAGGTATATCAACAAGCAGGATAGCCAGGGTATCTATTGGAGAGATACACATATAAAAATTACAGGACCAGGCTCACTCTATTTACAATATATTTTTCTATGCGATTGGAACTTTTGTAGTCCGGTGAAACTGGAACTTGAGCGAAGATTTTTCCCTGATACAGCAGATGCGCACGAAGGAAGTTTAGTTCAAATAGTGTCCAGCGGGCCCGATTCAATATCACCGTCCATTCTCTATAGCTTATTGAAAGCTATTGACTCTGCCCGAGAAGAGATAATAATCACCACACCTTATTTTATCCCAGGTGAAAGTTTAATGGATGCACTAATTATTGCTTCTACGAGTGGCGTTAATGTGAAGTTATTGGTCCCTTATATTTCTGACTCGAGAGTGGTGAATGCCGCTGCACATTCTTATTATAACGATTTGCTTAAAGCCGGTGTACGGATTTTTCGCTATAAAAAGGGGTTTATACATGCCAAGACTATGGTGTGTGATAATAAGTTATCCATGGTAGGAACCGCCAATATGGATCAACGGAGTTTTGACTTAAATTTTGAAGTTATGGCATTAATATTAGATCGGGAGGTAGCTAGTCAGCTTCGTGAAGCTTTTCATATAGACTTGAAAGAAGCTGAAGAAATTAATCCCCTGCAATGGGCAAATCGGGCTAAATGGAGAAAGTTGTTGGAAAAATCAGCAAGGATGATTTCGCCTTTGTTGTAA